The following are from one region of the Marinomonas sp. CT5 genome:
- a CDS encoding DUF2066 domain-containing protein yields MNSRIFLLLISVFLISSANAVPVQGLYSAEINLPVAQSESVMLNEAFGLAAENVLVKVSGNRKAITGDLLDQAKSKASTWVAQHSVASLNELLPSENGLVPGKKIRVTFYQESIDGFLTQNNLPVWGDNRPSVLVWLVKEDNGVRSLSGSKAPSDVLNEFARSTNSLGVPIYAPLLDDVDKESLSVSDVWGFFEDRILNASKRYQTDSVAALRVSSFAGQVSGDLLVLLQNGETERFDLSGGSLTELVDQASVDLAKVFSSRYASVRNSASASKLNIQVLGIKNYRVMNKVQSYFESIGVVRNVTLVQVDGEKVEFSIEIDGDKQKLFNSISLSRLLTAAPLNALDPDANRVVSYQYSGIN; encoded by the coding sequence CTACTAATTAGTGTTTTTTTAATCTCATCAGCAAATGCCGTCCCTGTGCAAGGGCTTTATAGCGCTGAAATTAATTTACCCGTGGCACAGTCTGAATCCGTTATGCTAAATGAAGCATTTGGTTTAGCGGCTGAAAATGTGCTTGTTAAAGTTTCTGGTAATAGAAAAGCTATTACAGGTGATTTATTGGATCAAGCTAAGAGTAAGGCATCCACTTGGGTTGCTCAGCATTCAGTCGCGTCTCTTAACGAGCTGCTGCCTTCTGAGAATGGGCTTGTTCCTGGAAAGAAAATTAGAGTGACATTTTACCAGGAATCAATTGATGGGTTTCTTACTCAAAATAATTTGCCAGTTTGGGGGGATAATCGACCGTCCGTATTAGTTTGGTTAGTGAAAGAAGACAATGGTGTAAGAAGTCTATCTGGTTCGAAAGCACCGTCGGATGTTCTTAATGAATTTGCCCGTTCTACTAATAGTCTTGGTGTACCAATTTATGCCCCTTTATTGGATGATGTTGATAAAGAAAGCCTCAGTGTTTCTGATGTATGGGGCTTTTTTGAGGACAGGATTTTAAATGCAAGTAAGCGCTATCAGACGGATTCTGTTGCTGCATTACGTGTAAGTTCTTTTGCCGGTCAGGTTAGTGGTGATTTGCTTGTTTTGCTTCAAAACGGTGAAACGGAGCGTTTTGATTTGAGTGGCGGTTCATTAACAGAACTGGTGGATCAGGCGAGTGTTGATCTGGCCAAGGTTTTTTCATCTCGCTATGCTTCTGTACGGAATAGTGCTTCAGCAAGTAAATTAAATATTCAGGTCTTAGGTATAAAAAATTATCGCGTTATGAATAAAGTACAGTCATATTTTGAAAGTATTGGCGTAGTTAGAAACGTAACGCTTGTTCAGGTTGATGGCGAGAAAGTCGAATTTTCAATAGAAATAGATGGGGATAAACAAAAGCTGTTTAATTCGATCTCTTTAAGTCGACTTCTAACTGCAGCACCGTTAAATGCTTTAGACCCTGATGCAAACCGAGTTGTGTCCTATCAATATAGTGGAATTAATTAA